From Ignavibacteria bacterium, the proteins below share one genomic window:
- the rlmB gene encoding 23S rRNA (guanosine(2251)-2'-O)-methyltransferase RlmB produces the protein MHKQRITNKEFIFGRNPIIEALRTHTPLEKIFLLHGTHGNAIEQIRFLAKQRGIVCTEISHHRLKELSEGEETQGVIALRSAKQYIEVEDILNIATEKGEQPFVLILDEIEDPHNVGAIIRTAECCGVHGIIVPKHNSASLTSTVSKSSAGAIEYVNIAKVTNIVSTITELQERGIWIIGTDEKAPKKFSDYDFSSPVAIVVGNEGKGVRKLVKEHCDELLHIPLQGKISSLNVSVAAGIILYEVVRKRRNAHQ, from the coding sequence ATGCATAAACAACGAATCACGAACAAGGAATTTATTTTTGGACGCAATCCGATTATCGAAGCACTACGTACACATACGCCGCTAGAAAAAATATTTTTGCTTCACGGCACACACGGCAATGCCATCGAACAAATTCGATTCCTTGCAAAGCAGCGCGGTATTGTATGTACGGAAATTTCGCACCATCGTTTGAAAGAACTTTCCGAGGGAGAAGAAACACAAGGTGTGATTGCATTGCGTTCTGCTAAACAATACATCGAAGTGGAAGACATTCTGAATATTGCAACAGAAAAAGGAGAGCAGCCATTCGTTCTTATCCTCGATGAAATCGAAGACCCTCACAACGTAGGTGCTATCATACGGACTGCGGAATGTTGTGGCGTTCATGGAATTATTGTTCCGAAACATAATTCTGCATCGCTGACTTCTACTGTTTCCAAATCTTCTGCCGGTGCGATTGAATACGTGAACATCGCAAAAGTAACGAACATTGTTTCAACAATTACAGAATTACAGGAACGTGGTATTTGGATTATCGGAACGGATGAAAAAGCGCCAAAAAAATTTTCCGATTACGATTTTTCTTCACCCGTTGCTATCGTTGTTGGTAACGAAGGCAAAGGAGTACGCAAATTGGTGAAAGAACATTGCGACGAATTGTTGCATATTCCGTTACAGGGAAAAATTTCATCTCTGAACGTTTCTGTTGCTGCGGGAATTATACTTTATGAAGTTGTTCGAAAAAGAAGAAACGCTCATCAGTAA
- the lgt gene encoding prolipoprotein diacylglyceryl transferase, with product MCPKLFEFGPFTLYSYGLMVAIGFFVANYFFVKELQRKLMNVALANTVTILAIVFGIIGAKLLYVVENLEYTSLAPLEMIFSPSGLTYYGGFFLATIAIFVYARKKNYFFLQIADAISPSLILGYGIARLGCHFSGDGDYGFPTTLPWGTDYSNGTYPPSYAFKDFPEVTRLFSDGVVPDTTLCHPTPVYELFVCTFLFYVLWKMRSKVPDTGLLFSYYLIFAGIERFAIEFLRLNKRVAFGLSEAQLISLFLIALGIYVNYAVKKKNAFYQLIHY from the coding sequence ATGTGTCCTAAACTTTTTGAATTTGGTCCGTTCACTCTTTATAGTTACGGCTTGATGGTTGCCATCGGTTTTTTTGTTGCAAATTATTTTTTTGTGAAAGAGTTACAACGAAAACTAATGAATGTTGCATTAGCCAATACGGTTACGATTCTTGCAATCGTGTTCGGTATTATTGGTGCAAAATTGTTATATGTTGTCGAAAACTTGGAATACACAAGTCTTGCACCTCTCGAAATGATTTTTTCTCCGTCGGGACTTACGTATTATGGAGGATTTTTCCTTGCAACAATTGCAATTTTCGTGTATGCAAGAAAGAAAAATTATTTCTTCCTTCAAATTGCAGATGCAATATCTCCTTCGTTGATACTTGGCTACGGAATTGCGCGTCTCGGCTGCCATTTTTCCGGTGATGGAGATTACGGTTTTCCCACAACACTACCGTGGGGAACCGATTATTCGAATGGTACATATCCTCCATCGTATGCGTTTAAAGATTTTCCAGAAGTTACACGTTTATTTTCCGATGGAGTTGTTCCCGATACTACGCTGTGTCATCCAACTCCGGTGTATGAATTGTTCGTATGTACGTTTCTTTTTTATGTGTTATGGAAAATGCGTAGCAAAGTTCCAGATACAGGGTTGCTGTTTTCGTACTATCTCATTTTTGCCGGTATTGAACGCTTTGCGATTGAGTTTCTACGCCTCAATAAACGCGTTGCGTTCGGATTGTCGGAAGCACAACTCATTTCGTTGTTCCTTATTGCTTTGGGGATTTACGTGAATTATGCTGTAAAAAAGAAAAATGCATTTTATCAACTCATCCATTATTAG
- a CDS encoding PTS sugar transporter subunit IIA translates to MKISDVINEHLVQTNFPGKTKDEILEGMIALVAKSPNVMNREKVRNAIFEREKIMSTGVGNSFAIPHGKTDGVSDIAGAFAVTEHPIDYQALDSQPVQLVFLLLGKEEMVGQHIKLLSRISRLMNQEEFRERLLRAKTPKEILDIFKEGEEHYLDGK, encoded by the coding sequence ATGAAAATTTCAGATGTTATAAACGAACACTTAGTTCAAACGAATTTTCCAGGGAAAACGAAGGATGAAATACTCGAAGGAATGATTGCGTTAGTTGCGAAATCGCCTAACGTAATGAATCGAGAAAAAGTACGGAATGCGATATTTGAGCGTGAAAAAATTATGTCCACCGGCGTTGGTAATTCGTTTGCCATTCCCCACGGAAAAACTGATGGCGTTTCAGATATTGCCGGCGCATTTGCCGTTACGGAACATCCTATAGATTATCAAGCGCTCGATTCGCAACCGGTGCAACTTGTTTTTCTTCTGTTGGGAAAAGAAGAAATGGTTGGACAACATATTAAATTACTCAGTCGTATTTCTCGTTTGATGAATCAAGAAGAATTTCGAGAACGATTATTGCGTGCAAAAACACCGAAAGAAATTCTTGACATTTTTAAGGAAGGCGAAGAACATTATCTCGATGGAAAGTAA